Proteins co-encoded in one Metabacillus sp. KUDC1714 genomic window:
- a CDS encoding SCP2 sterol-binding domain-containing protein, with amino-acid sequence MYMTTFISNFNKARFLTPILLNQTLIVEIKPQQEISHFIELSSKGAKTLHTQPSKIDFVMEGEGYDLEQVLLNTVSLKQLIAFGKITIKGSYRNFLKFEAIIKLS; translated from the coding sequence ATGTATATGACAACGTTTATTTCTAATTTTAATAAAGCTCGGTTTTTAACTCCAATACTTTTGAATCAAACTCTAATAGTAGAAATAAAACCTCAGCAAGAGATTAGTCATTTTATTGAACTATCATCAAAAGGGGCTAAAACGTTACATACTCAACCTTCGAAAATTGACTTTGTCATGGAAGGAGAAGGCTATGACCTCGAACAAGTATTATTAAACACTGTAAGCTTAAAGCAATTAATTGCTTTTGGGAAAATTACGATCAAAGGGTCTTATCGTAATTTTTTAAAATTCGAGGCAATCATAAAGTTAAGTTGA
- a CDS encoding O-acetylhomoserine aminocarboxypropyltransferase/cysteine synthase family protein, translating to MQEKNYRPETVTIHGGLKKDSMTGARSVPIYQSNAYLFENTEHAANLFGLKEPGYIYTRIHNPTSTVFEERIAQLEGGIGSLAVSSGMAAITLSVLNIAGAGDEIVSASTLYGGTYNLFANTLPKYGIDTVFVDPKNPENFRSAISPKTKAIFAETIGNPSLDVLDIEAVANIAHEAGIPLIVDNTFATPYLCRPIEHGADIVIHSATKWLLGNGTTLGGVIVDGGKFDWNNPKFPGFTTPDPSYHDLVYAEALGEQAFIIKARVQLLRDLGPAISPYNAFQFTLGLETLHVRMKEHVANARKMVKYLVQHPSVEWVLYPELSDHPAKDLAAKYLPNGAGSVIVFGIKGGREAGAAVINNVELWSHVANVGDAKSLIIHPASTTHQQLNTEDLKRSGVTEDLIRLSVGIEHIQDIIDDLDQAIYKATGVKGTESVHI from the coding sequence ATGCAAGAGAAAAATTACCGGCCTGAAACGGTCACAATTCACGGAGGGCTAAAGAAAGATTCAATGACAGGTGCCAGGTCTGTGCCTATTTATCAATCAAATGCTTACTTATTTGAGAATACTGAGCACGCAGCTAACCTCTTTGGTTTAAAAGAACCAGGATATATTTATACCCGAATTCACAATCCAACTTCAACTGTTTTTGAAGAAAGAATTGCACAGCTTGAAGGTGGCATAGGTAGCTTAGCGGTATCTAGTGGAATGGCGGCGATTACACTTTCGGTTTTAAATATTGCTGGAGCAGGTGATGAAATTGTATCTGCTTCAACATTATACGGGGGAACTTACAATCTTTTTGCAAATACTTTACCGAAATATGGAATAGATACAGTGTTTGTTGATCCGAAAAATCCTGAAAACTTCCGTTCTGCTATTTCACCTAAAACAAAAGCTATATTCGCTGAAACCATTGGAAATCCAAGTTTAGATGTACTTGATATTGAAGCTGTCGCGAATATAGCTCATGAAGCTGGGATTCCGTTAATTGTAGATAATACATTTGCTACACCTTATCTTTGCCGGCCGATTGAACATGGTGCAGATATCGTTATCCACTCAGCAACAAAATGGTTATTAGGAAATGGGACAACTCTAGGAGGAGTAATCGTTGATGGTGGGAAGTTTGATTGGAATAACCCTAAATTCCCTGGTTTTACGACCCCTGATCCGAGTTATCATGATCTAGTATATGCAGAAGCATTAGGCGAGCAGGCATTCATTATTAAAGCTAGAGTTCAATTGCTAAGAGACTTAGGTCCCGCAATTAGCCCATATAATGCATTCCAATTCACACTAGGTTTAGAAACTCTTCATGTTCGAATGAAAGAGCATGTTGCTAATGCTAGAAAGATGGTTAAGTATTTAGTGCAGCACCCTTCTGTTGAATGGGTTCTATATCCTGAACTTTCGGATCATCCTGCAAAAGATTTAGCAGCAAAATATTTACCTAATGGTGCTGGATCCGTTATCGTTTTCGGAATAAAGGGTGGACGAGAGGCAGGAGCTGCTGTTATTAATAATGTAGAACTGTGGTCACACGTTGCGAACGTAGGGGATGCAAAAAGTTTGATCATCCATCCTGCTAGTACAACCCATCAACAGTTAAATACAGAGGACTTAAAAAGATCGGGAGTAACGGAGGACTTAATTCGCTTATCGGTTGGAATAGAGCATATTCAAGATATCATCGATGATCTTGA